The following are encoded together in the Poseidonibacter lekithochrous genome:
- a CDS encoding IclR family transcriptional regulator: MPNQIKSLSKGLKVYKTIVDYGKPVQAKELCSKLAIDKSTMSRLLQTLKDEGFISYLENSNEIISNDIFIKTNQATKIELLIKKTNYLLEEIAKLTGECSYLGIFDDYRVLYINQLDLSKREIKTRNNIGVQTQLHTSALGKSILAFGNYDLKKLKLNQYTNNTITDVKSLENELEQVRSRGFSLDNREYQDGMRCIAVPLFNEDNILIGAVGISGSCERLSASVMLEFGEKLSDLVSLQKIVY, from the coding sequence ATGCCAAATCAAATAAAGTCTTTATCTAAGGGATTAAAAGTATATAAAACAATTGTTGATTATGGGAAACCAGTACAAGCAAAAGAGTTATGCTCCAAACTTGCTATTGATAAAAGTACTATGTCTCGATTGTTACAAACTCTTAAGGATGAAGGCTTTATTTCTTATTTAGAAAACTCAAATGAAATCATATCAAATGATATTTTTATAAAAACAAATCAAGCTACAAAAATTGAACTTTTAATAAAGAAAACAAATTATCTTTTAGAAGAAATCGCAAAATTAACAGGAGAATGTTCATACCTTGGCATTTTTGATGATTATCGGGTTTTATATATTAATCAGTTGGATTTATCCAAAAGAGAGATTAAAACTAGAAATAATATAGGAGTTCAAACTCAGCTTCATACAAGTGCTTTAGGAAAATCTATACTTGCTTTTGGAAATTATGACTTAAAGAAATTGAAATTAAATCAATATACTAATAACACAATAACAGATGTGAAGTCTTTAGAAAATGAATTAGAACAAGTGAGAAGCAGAGGCTTTTCTTTGGATAATAGAGAATACCAAGACGGTATGAGATGTATTGCAGTTCCTTTATTTAATGAGGATAATATCTTGATAGGAGCGGTTGGAATATCTGGCTCTTGTGAAAGACTAAGTGCATCTGTAATGTTAGAATTTGGTGAAAAATTATCTGATTTGGTATCTTTACAAAAAATAGTATATTAG
- a CDS encoding peptidoglycan recognition family protein, which yields MINFFMKKIMLFIVLISNVYALEIINKPIEFTQLRVELTKEYIKKRYNKVVEDINIIPKMIVIHHTALDDFSKSYDRLNPEILLSDRKDISNASKLNVSAHFLVDSNGKIYSLMPETYMARHVIGLNYSSIGIENVGGQKKGDKLTSKQLEANIKLVKYLKNKYKSIEYLIGHYEYRKFENSKLWLEKDKNYRTIKNDPHKSFMEKLRKNLSF from the coding sequence ATGATAAACTTTTTTATGAAAAAAATTATGCTATTTATCGTTCTTATTTCAAATGTATATGCTCTTGAAATAATTAATAAACCTATTGAATTTACTCAATTAAGAGTAGAACTTACAAAAGAATATATCAAAAAAAGATACAACAAAGTTGTTGAAGATATTAATATTATTCCAAAAATGATAGTTATTCATCACACAGCGCTAGATGATTTCTCAAAATCTTATGATCGATTAAATCCAGAAATTTTATTAAGTGATAGAAAAGATATTTCAAATGCTAGTAAATTAAATGTCTCAGCTCACTTTCTTGTAGATTCTAATGGAAAGATATATTCTTTAATGCCAGAGACTTATATGGCAAGACATGTAATAGGTTTAAATTATTCTAGTATTGGTATTGAAAATGTTGGTGGACAGAAAAAAGGTGATAAATTAACATCTAAACAATTAGAAGCAAATATCAAGTTAGTTAAATATCTTAAAAATAAATATAAAAGTATTGAGTATTTAATTGGTCATTATGAATACAGAAAGTTTGAAAATAGTAAATTATGGTTGGAAAAAGACAAAAATTATAGAACTATTAAAAATGATCCCCATAAGTCTTTTATGGAAAAACTAAGGAAAAACCTTAGTTTTTAA
- the rraA gene encoding ribonuclease E activity regulator RraA: protein MNIHTADLCDENKDKELQILSPKFNNYGGLKRFYGQIETIKLDKSNWRLLEMLRDENGEGKIVVVDNAQEFFGVVGDKLMAFAAKNNWKAIILNGYVRDTDETKNINVGLFAIGTCPLRNFDKTESSRGEEISFEGLTFNRGDYIYADNDGIVISKEKLV from the coding sequence ATGAATATACATACAGCTGATTTATGCGATGAGAACAAAGATAAAGAGTTACAAATATTATCACCAAAATTTAACAACTATGGTGGATTAAAAAGATTTTACGGACAAATTGAAACAATTAAACTTGATAAGAGCAACTGGAGACTTCTAGAGATGTTAAGAGATGAGAACGGTGAAGGAAAGATCGTTGTTGTTGATAATGCACAGGAGTTTTTTGGTGTTGTAGGTGATAAACTTATGGCATTTGCGGCAAAAAATAACTGGAAAGCTATTATTCTTAATGGATATGTAAGAGATACTGACGAAACTAAAAATATTAATGTTGGACTATTTGCAATCGGTACTTGCCCATTAAGAAATTTTGATAAAACTGAATCATCAAGAGGAGAAGAAATTTCTTTTGAAGGTTTAACTTTTAATCGAGGTGATTATATTTATGCTGATAATGATGGAATTGTAATTTCAAAAGAAAAACTAGTATAA
- a CDS encoding DUF2721 domain-containing protein, protein MDLAITTPALLFPAISLLLLAYTSRFLATAQLIRGLSANARDGKVPKASKQIKNLKRRVDLIKLMQILGVLSLLLCTLSMFLIFIEYKTFGNIIFGISLVLMCASLVTAITEISISTNAIEMELEGIKRNSKEHKQKSQKTNDVENETKVELAENKTEIKEEIKN, encoded by the coding sequence ATGGATTTAGCCATAACAACACCCGCTTTACTTTTTCCTGCAATTTCACTGCTTCTATTAGCCTATACAAGTAGGTTTTTAGCCACTGCACAACTAATTAGAGGTTTAAGTGCAAATGCAAGAGATGGTAAAGTCCCAAAAGCATCAAAACAGATTAAGAATTTAAAAAGAAGAGTTGATTTAATTAAGTTAATGCAGATTCTTGGAGTATTATCTCTATTATTATGTACACTTTCAATGTTTTTAATATTTATTGAATATAAAACTTTTGGAAATATTATTTTTGGAATTAGTTTAGTTTTGATGTGTGCATCACTGGTAACTGCAATTACTGAAATATCTATTTCTACAAACGCAATTGAAATGGAACTTGAAGGAATTAAAAGAAATTCTAAAGAACATAAACAAAAAAGTCAAAAAACTAATGACGTAGAGAACGAAACAAAAGTTGAACTAGCTGAGAATAAAACAGAAATAAAAGAAGAAATAAAAAATTAA
- a CDS encoding class I SAM-dependent methyltransferase — MKKFTNESMYEIIDYMEEKLKIDDLLSIEVLNPDLGINNYAGEIVDLDEEYTYHSYKAWNDLAELMFCKLLTPLKVSEYTVNLKFKKINRSDSFHKTINSSDNEKYGEESIFFRINKNEEPAFLYYYKQALANVKIQTRNSVLNLGINKADEFQTIKDCLDEDEFLKKDFVGIDFCPSAIEFAKNRFPTNNFSFFTHDINKLDELNLKKFDLIISIGTLQSSSLNFKEAFMSLIQNYLDENGSIILGFPNCRWIDTEMIYGAKAPNYSFSEQSILYKDVYFCKKYLQQKKFRVTLTGKNYLFLTATSIKK; from the coding sequence ATGAAGAAGTTTACAAATGAATCTATGTATGAAATTATTGATTACATGGAAGAAAAATTAAAAATAGATGATTTACTTAGTATTGAAGTACTAAACCCTGACTTAGGTATTAACAATTATGCTGGTGAGATAGTAGATTTAGATGAAGAGTATACATATCACTCTTATAAAGCTTGGAATGATTTAGCTGAATTAATGTTTTGTAAACTTCTTACTCCCCTTAAAGTATCAGAATACACAGTTAATTTAAAATTCAAAAAGATAAATAGAAGTGACTCTTTTCATAAAACAATTAATAGTTCTGATAATGAAAAATATGGTGAAGAGTCTATATTTTTTAGAATCAATAAAAATGAAGAACCAGCATTTTTATACTATTACAAACAAGCCTTAGCTAATGTAAAAATACAAACAAGAAATTCTGTTTTAAATTTAGGTATTAATAAAGCTGATGAATTCCAAACTATTAAAGACTGTTTAGATGAAGATGAGTTTTTAAAAAAAGATTTTGTTGGAATTGACTTTTGTCCTAGTGCAATAGAGTTTGCAAAAAATAGATTTCCTACAAATAACTTTTCATTTTTTACCCATGATATTAATAAACTTGATGAGTTAAATCTAAAAAAATTTGATTTAATTATATCAATTGGAACACTACAAAGTTCATCTTTGAATTTCAAAGAAGCATTTATGAGTTTAATTCAAAACTATTTAGATGAAAATGGATCAATAATATTAGGTTTTCCAAACTGTAGATGGATTGATACAGAGATGATATATGGGGCTAAAGCACCTAATTATTCTTTTAGTGAACAATCAATTTTATACAAAGATGTATACTTTTGTAAAAAGTATTTACAACAGAAAAAATTTAGGGTTACTCTAACTGGAAAAAATTACTTATTTCTAACTGCAACATCTATAAAAAAATAA
- a CDS encoding disulfide oxidoreductase, translated as MTKSSFFVLISFFVASIATMGSLFFSEIMQFIPCSMCWYQRIFMYPLVLIFLINLLYPDDKVYKYAMPIVVVGLLFSIYHNLLMFGIIPESVVPCVQGVPCSTEYINWFGFITIPFLSLVSYSIIFFSLLMMNKGGSKNEK; from the coding sequence TTGACTAAGTCAAGTTTTTTTGTTCTTATTAGCTTCTTTGTTGCAAGTATAGCAACAATGGGGAGTCTGTTTTTCTCAGAAATAATGCAGTTTATACCATGCAGTATGTGTTGGTATCAACGTATCTTCATGTATCCTCTTGTTCTAATCTTTTTGATTAATCTATTATACCCTGATGATAAAGTTTATAAATATGCTATGCCAATTGTTGTAGTAGGTTTATTATTCTCAATTTACCATAACTTATTAATGTTTGGTATTATTCCTGAAAGTGTTGTACCTTGTGTTCAAGGTGTTCCTTGTTCTACTGAATATATTAATTGGTTTGGATTTATTACTATTCCATTTTTATCTTTAGTTTCTTATTCTATAATTTTCTTCTCATTACTTATGATGAATAAAGGTGGTTCTAAAAATGAAAAATAA
- a CDS encoding DsbA family protein — translation MKNKSVVLISIVVLIALFIGGISFYNNSQDTQRQSLSQGEAPFVRDHSISFGDNKKNITVVEFLDPECEACAYFSGAVNAMFKENYEDIRLVIRYLDNHKNSKYAIKILESARKQNMYKEVLDVVFSSQGKWAKHNNEAPELLWTELAIIDGLDMQKLKKDFETINVDEMLSLDRKDATTLQVRGTPTFFVNGIKLKRLSPQSLMDLVESEIYK, via the coding sequence ATGAAAAATAAAAGTGTTGTACTTATTTCAATTGTTGTTTTAATAGCTCTATTTATTGGAGGAATTTCTTTTTATAATAATTCTCAAGATACACAAAGACAATCTTTATCTCAAGGTGAAGCACCTTTTGTTAGAGATCATTCAATTTCATTTGGTGATAACAAAAAGAATATTACAGTTGTTGAGTTTTTAGATCCTGAGTGTGAAGCTTGTGCATATTTTAGTGGTGCAGTTAATGCAATGTTTAAAGAAAACTATGAAGATATTAGATTAGTAATTAGATATTTAGATAATCATAAGAACTCTAAATATGCAATTAAAATACTAGAATCTGCTAGAAAACAAAATATGTATAAAGAAGTATTAGATGTTGTGTTCTCTTCTCAAGGAAAATGGGCAAAACATAATAATGAAGCTCCTGAATTATTATGGACTGAATTAGCAATAATTGATGGTTTAGATATGCAAAAACTAAAAAAAGATTTTGAAACTATAAATGTTGATGAAATGCTTTCTTTAGATAGAAAAGATGCAACAACTCTTCAAGTAAGAGGTACTCCAACATTTTTTGTAAATGGAATTAAACTAAAAAGATTATCTCCACAATCTCTTATGGATTTAGTTGAATCAGAAATATATAAATAA
- a CDS encoding PhnD/SsuA/transferrin family substrate-binding protein: MKLITILFLFFITLTNLWSKDTLDVALYGVDKKIATEKTVKTLLTNLFKKIDKLRDLELNTFFYKDKNELINDFKSKNNKFDILYTMPSLYIENYELFNKGSKNLVSLNFNNEKYIQYYLITNKKTGLNSVKDLKGKKLVLAGTDNLSKIWFDKISYESTQKSYTTYIKKEISNYSRHKKVLDIYFNKVDIAIVSKSTYDVMVDLNPTIAKNIKILKKSPAIFPYVLGIVHSSAGSSVIDEYNKFILDESNNDYISSLLNLVKLKNLENCTKSDFEETYKLYNEYLKLKNKYN; this comes from the coding sequence ATGAAATTAATAACAATTCTTTTCCTATTTTTTATTACACTTACAAACTTATGGTCAAAAGATACTCTTGATGTGGCTTTATATGGTGTAGATAAAAAGATAGCTACTGAAAAAACCGTTAAGACCTTACTTACAAATCTATTTAAAAAGATTGATAAATTAAGAGACTTAGAATTAAATACATTTTTTTATAAAGACAAAAATGAATTAATTAATGACTTTAAATCAAAAAATAATAAATTTGATATTTTATATACAATGCCTTCGTTATATATTGAAAACTATGAACTATTTAATAAAGGCTCAAAAAATTTAGTTAGCCTAAATTTTAATAATGAAAAATATATTCAATACTATTTAATTACTAATAAAAAAACAGGTTTAAATAGTGTAAAAGACTTAAAAGGTAAAAAATTAGTTCTTGCAGGTACTGATAATTTATCAAAAATTTGGTTTGACAAAATATCTTATGAAAGTACACAAAAATCTTATACAACATATATAAAAAAAGAGATTTCCAATTATAGTAGACATAAAAAAGTGTTAGATATATACTTTAATAAAGTAGACATTGCTATTGTTTCTAAGAGTACTTATGATGTAATGGTTGATTTAAATCCAACTATTGCTAAGAATATTAAAATATTAAAAAAATCACCAGCAATATTTCCTTATGTTTTAGGGATAGTTCACTCTTCAGCTGGCTCTTCTGTAATTGATGAATATAATAAGTTTATTTTGGATGAATCTAATAATGATTATATATCAAGTTTATTAAATCTTGTAAAACTTAAGAACTTAGAAAACTGTACAAAAAGTGACTTTGAAGAAACATATAAACTTTATAATGAATATCTTAAACTAAAAAATAAATATAACTAG
- a CDS encoding TlpA family protein disulfide reductase — protein sequence MKTKYLFASALAALFLFTGCDSKSEIDESLIASSSKNKKVGGSYESKKFVLDSVNANSIEVSTKLNGLDFKDFKGKKVVLVDVFATWCPPCIEGIPVLKGLKEKYKDQFEIVSVLFEEGKTKEEITAFVKKHDITYPVAMGDTTMKFIKDLGDIQKVPELYLFTKDGTFSKKFVGETDKETFERYIDNALTK from the coding sequence ATGAAAACAAAATATTTATTTGCTAGCGCCTTAGCTGCGCTATTTTTATTTACAGGTTGTGATTCAAAAAGTGAAATCGATGAAAGCTTAATTGCTAGTTCTTCAAAGAATAAAAAAGTTGGAGGATCTTATGAATCAAAGAAATTTGTATTAGATAGTGTAAATGCAAATAGTATTGAAGTTAGTACAAAATTAAATGGTTTAGATTTTAAAGACTTCAAAGGTAAGAAAGTAGTTTTAGTTGATGTTTTTGCTACATGGTGTCCTCCTTGTATTGAGGGAATACCTGTTTTAAAAGGACTAAAAGAAAAATATAAAGACCAATTTGAAATAGTTTCTGTTTTATTTGAAGAAGGTAAAACAAAAGAAGAAATTACTGCATTTGTAAAAAAACATGATATTACTTACCCAGTTGCAATGGGTGATACAACTATGAAATTTATTAAAGATTTAGGTGATATTCAAAAAGTACCTGAATTATATCTATTTACAAAAGATGGAACATTCTCTAAGAAATTTGTTGGAGAAACGGACAAGGAAACATTTGAAAGGTATATAGATAACGCTTTAACAAAATAA
- a CDS encoding pyridoxal phosphate-dependent aminotransferase — translation MRYENMSSFIVMDIVREAQKYNDSIHFEIGQPDLCPSPKVKEKLQEAICHNKFSYTESKGLEQLREKIALSYKENYNVDISKDQIIMTPGTSGAFLIAYTLTLKHKESLGLSDPSYPCYKNFANMLDINPCFMDIDKSTNYELTPKHLEGNDIQALQISSPCNPTGNVYDKKNLEELIKYCDDNDIAFISDELYHGLSYEKEANTALEFSDNVFVINGFSKYYCMPGIRLGWIIVPKSLSREAEIIAQNVFISAPTLSQYGALEAFDDEYLEEVKSKFKERRDYLYAELNEIFDVDAKPEGAFYIWANVSKYTDDSFVFAKELLENIHIATTPGVDFGSNKTNHYLRFAYTRDIEHMSEGITRLKEYLKTR, via the coding sequence TTGAGATATGAAAATATGAGTTCATTTATTGTAATGGACATAGTTAGAGAAGCACAAAAGTATAATGATTCAATTCATTTTGAAATAGGTCAACCAGACCTTTGTCCAAGTCCTAAAGTAAAAGAAAAACTGCAAGAGGCTATTTGCCATAATAAATTTTCTTATACGGAATCAAAAGGATTAGAACAGCTTAGGGAAAAAATTGCTTTAAGTTATAAAGAAAACTATAACGTAGATATTAGTAAAGATCAAATAATAATGACTCCTGGTACTTCTGGAGCCTTTTTAATTGCATATACTTTAACATTAAAGCATAAAGAGAGTTTAGGTTTATCTGATCCCTCATATCCTTGTTATAAAAACTTTGCAAATATGTTGGATATTAATCCATGTTTTATGGATATAGATAAAAGTACAAACTATGAGTTAACTCCTAAGCATTTAGAAGGTAATGATATTCAAGCATTACAAATTTCATCTCCTTGTAATCCAACAGGAAATGTATATGATAAAAAGAATTTAGAAGAGTTAATTAAATATTGTGATGATAATGATATTGCTTTTATCTCAGATGAGTTATATCATGGTTTGTCTTATGAAAAAGAAGCAAATACAGCTTTAGAATTTTCTGATAATGTATTTGTAATTAATGGTTTTTCAAAATATTATTGTATGCCAGGTATTAGACTAGGGTGGATTATTGTTCCTAAATCATTAAGTAGGGAAGCAGAGATTATTGCGCAGAATGTATTTATTTCTGCACCTACATTATCTCAATATGGAGCTTTAGAAGCTTTTGATGATGAATACTTAGAAGAAGTTAAATCAAAGTTTAAAGAGCGTAGAGACTATCTATATGCTGAATTAAATGAAATCTTTGATGTAGATGCAAAACCTGAAGGTGCTTTTTATATTTGGGCTAATGTTTCTAAATATACAGATGATAGTTTTGTTTTTGCTAAAGAGTTATTAGAAAATATTCATATTGCTACAACTCCAGGAGTTGATTTTGGATCTAATAAGACAAACCATTATCTACGGTTTGCCTATACACGAGATATTGAACATATGAGTGAAGGTATAACTCGACTTAAAGAGTATTTGAAAACTAGATAG
- a CDS encoding HAD family hydrolase gives MKKYILFDNDGVLVETEKWYYEANKIALKELNLTLDLPTYLEIMARGGTAWEVAFEAGFSKEIVDKQRFKRDIYYQEFLKTKDIEIPNVKKVLDKLSKKYKMAIITTSRRVDFDLIHQNRGIVDYMDFTLCVEEYKRAKPYPDPYLAGIKKFNAKKSETIIVEDSQRGLTSAYNAQIECAIVYNEFTVSHDFSKASYSINKLEELEELLEIK, from the coding sequence TTGAAAAAATACATATTATTCGATAACGATGGCGTATTAGTAGAAACTGAAAAATGGTACTACGAAGCCAATAAAATTGCATTAAAAGAATTAAATCTGACATTAGATCTGCCTACTTACCTAGAAATTATGGCAAGAGGTGGAACTGCTTGGGAAGTTGCATTTGAAGCTGGTTTTTCAAAAGAAATTGTGGATAAACAACGTTTTAAAAGAGATATTTATTATCAAGAGTTTTTAAAAACTAAAGATATAGAAATCCCTAATGTAAAAAAAGTATTAGATAAACTCTCAAAAAAATACAAAATGGCTATTATTACAACGTCTAGAAGAGTTGATTTTGACCTTATACATCAAAATAGAGGTATAGTAGATTATATGGACTTTACACTATGTGTAGAAGAGTATAAAAGAGCAAAACCCTACCCTGATCCTTATTTAGCAGGTATCAAAAAATTTAATGCAAAAAAATCAGAAACAATAATTGTAGAAGATTCTCAAAGAGGTCTTACTTCTGCATATAATGCTCAAATAGAATGTGCAATTGTTTATAATGAATTTACAGTAAGTCATGATTTTTCAAAAGCAAGCTATTCTATTAATAAACTTGAAGAACTAGAAGAGTTATTAGAAATAAAATAA
- a CDS encoding ModE family transcriptional regulator, translated as MIKLDSTQTELVLTNLDKNGELSCIQAFKVAKLIGMKPKDMAQVAKSMNIKITNCELGVFGKLQFSQMNEDIYDTLAKGSQENKKVECEIAWKLAQEKGSTLKKVGASIKHSDLKVTHCQLGVFYDEEYEKFERARN; from the coding sequence ATGATTAAGTTAGACTCAACACAGACAGAATTAGTGTTAACAAATCTTGATAAGAATGGTGAATTATCGTGTATCCAAGCTTTTAAAGTTGCTAAACTAATTGGTATGAAACCAAAAGATATGGCACAAGTTGCAAAAAGTATGAATATCAAGATTACAAATTGTGAACTTGGAGTATTTGGTAAACTTCAATTTTCTCAAATGAATGAAGATATTTATGACACATTAGCAAAAGGTTCTCAAGAGAACAAAAAAGTTGAATGTGAAATTGCATGGAAGTTAGCACAAGAAAAAGGAAGTACACTTAAAAAAGTTGGAGCTTCAATTAAACACTCAGATCTAAAAGTGACACATTGTCAATTAGGTGTATTTTATGATGAAGAATACGAAAAATTTGAAAGAGCAAGAAACTAA
- a CDS encoding ATP-binding protein — protein sequence MNNINLIKTLDSLEDIIFHKDLNGVYTLCNKAYCDFISLTKEEIIGKTDYDLFKESDAKAFSINDQLVIKEKKELVFFESLIKSNTTLYFKSTKDVIIDEKNNVIGTLGIAKDITKQKEYETLYKINQKVLEKIINDDSLEEILFFLIKRAEEINNNMICSILLLDKNKKQFEKGFAPSLPEHYNKAVKSLIIGPNIGSCGTAAYTKKRVIVEDINTHPFWKGFTHLTKPLDLNACWSQPFFSKNNEVLGTFAIYYKKSKHPDSFELELIESFSHLVSIAVNKIKEQAIIKEQEVILIEQAKLISLGDMLENISHHWRQPLSLISTIASGLRINMNSGQNEIEEYDKSLEKIIKTTKDLSVTIDKFKNYFIKNNAKRSFEIRSTIEKAINILDSKIDKRIKFNHNIYDITLNSYENEIISVLLVLINNCNDAFIKNNIHEPEISINVIKEEFNCIIIISDNAKGIHQDIINRIFEPYFTTKDKFHGTGLGLYIVQSLLTRQLKGDIKVENISSKNTDEDFHGASFKLSIPINI from the coding sequence ATGAATAATATAAATTTAATCAAAACATTAGACTCTTTAGAAGATATAATTTTTCACAAAGACTTAAATGGAGTATATACTCTATGTAATAAAGCATATTGCGATTTTATATCACTTACAAAAGAAGAAATCATAGGAAAAACTGATTATGATTTATTCAAAGAATCAGATGCCAAAGCATTTAGCATTAATGATCAGCTTGTAATAAAAGAAAAAAAAGAATTAGTATTTTTTGAATCATTAATAAAATCAAATACAACTTTATATTTTAAATCTACAAAAGATGTAATTATAGATGAGAAAAATAATGTTATTGGTACTCTTGGTATTGCTAAAGATATTACAAAACAAAAAGAGTATGAAACCTTATACAAAATTAATCAAAAAGTTTTAGAAAAGATTATCAATGATGATAGTTTAGAAGAAATTCTATTTTTTCTAATTAAGAGAGCTGAAGAGATTAATAATAATATGATTTGTTCAATTCTACTATTAGATAAAAATAAAAAACAATTTGAAAAAGGTTTTGCACCAAGTTTACCAGAACACTATAATAAAGCTGTAAAATCACTGATTATTGGACCAAATATTGGTTCATGTGGAACAGCAGCATACACGAAAAAAAGAGTAATTGTAGAAGATATTAATACTCATCCTTTTTGGAAAGGTTTCACTCATCTAACTAAACCTTTAGATTTAAATGCATGTTGGTCTCAACCTTTCTTTTCAAAGAATAATGAAGTATTAGGAACATTTGCAATTTATTATAAAAAATCTAAACATCCTGATTCTTTTGAATTAGAACTAATTGAATCATTTTCTCATTTAGTTTCTATTGCCGTTAATAAAATAAAAGAGCAGGCAATTATAAAAGAACAAGAAGTAATATTAATAGAACAAGCTAAGTTAATCTCATTAGGAGATATGCTAGAAAACATTTCTCACCATTGGAGACAACCATTATCATTAATATCAACAATTGCAAGTGGATTAAGAATAAATATGAATTCTGGTCAAAACGAAATTGAAGAATACGATAAATCTCTAGAAAAAATAATAAAAACAACAAAAGACTTATCAGTAACAATTGATAAATTTAAAAACTATTTTATTAAAAACAATGCAAAACGTTCTTTTGAAATCAGATCTACTATAGAAAAAGCAATAAATATCTTAGATTCAAAAATTGATAAAAGAATAAAATTCAATCATAATATCTATGACATTACACTAAATAGTTATGAAAATGAAATAATTAGTGTATTACTTGTATTAATAAATAATTGTAATGATGCATTTATTAAAAATAATATTCATGAGCCAGAAATATCTATAAATGTTATTAAAGAAGAATTTAATTGTATTATAATAATTTCTGATAATGCAAAAGGTATTCATCAAGATATAATCAATAGAATTTTTGAACCATACTTTACAACAAAAGATAAATTCCATGGTACAGGCTTAGGCTTATATATAGTACAAAGTTTACTAACTAGACAATTAAAAGGTGATATCAAAGTTGAGAATATAAGTAGTAAAAATACTGATGAAGATTTTCATGGAGCTTCCTTTAAACTATCAATTCCTATAAATATTTAA